A genomic region of Procambarus clarkii isolate CNS0578487 chromosome 30, FALCON_Pclarkii_2.0, whole genome shotgun sequence contains the following coding sequences:
- the LOC123765575 gene encoding loricrin-like, with protein sequence MQCGGGYSMQCGGGYSMQCGGGYSMQCGGGYSMQCGGGYSMQCEGGYSMQCEGGYSMQCGGGYSMQCEGGYSMQCGGGYSMQCEGGYSMQCEGGYSMQCEGGYSMQCEGGYSMQCEGGYSMQCGGGYSMQCEGGYSMQCEGGYSMQCEGGYSMQCEGGYSMQCGGGYSMQCGGGYSMQCEGGYSMQCEGGYSMQCEGGYSMQCEGGYSMQCGGGYSMQCEGGYSMQCEGGYSMQCGGGYSMQCEGGYSMQCEGGYSMQCGGGYSMQCEGGYSMQCEGGYSMQCEGGYSMQCEGGYSMQSISTQQFTVWGTDYSLQSTVASPATLNDI encoded by the coding sequence ATGCAGTGTGGTGGAGGCTACAGTATGCAGTGTGGTGGAGGCTACAGTATGCAGTGTGGTGGAGGCTACAGTATGCAGTGTGGTGGAGGCTACAGTATGCAGTGTGGTGGAGGCTACAGTATGCAGTGTGAGGGAGGCTACAGTATGCAGTGTGAGGGAGGCTACAGTATGCAGTGTGGTGGAGGCTACAGTATGCAGTGTGAGGGAGGCTACAGTATGCAGTGTGGTGGAGGCTACAGTATGCAGTGTGAGGGAGGCTACAGTATGCAGTGTGAGGGAGGCTACAGTATGCAGTGTGAGGGAGGCTACAGTATGCAGTGTGAGGGAGGCTACAGTATGCAGTGTGAGGGAGGCTACAGTATGCAGTGTGGGGGAGGCTACAGTATGCAGTGTGAGGGAGGCTACAGTATGCAGTGTGAGGGAGGCTACAGTATGCAGTGTGAGGGAGGCTACAGTATGCAGTGTGAGGGAGGCTACAGTATGCAGTGTGGGGGAGGCTACAGTATGCAGTGTGGGGGAGGCTACAGTATGCAGTGTGAGGGAGGCTACAGTATGCAGTGTGAGGGAGGCTACAGTATGCAGTGTGAGGGAGGCTACAGTATGCAGTGTGAGGGAGGCTACAGTATGCAGTGTGGGGGAGGCTACAGTATGCAGTGTGAGGGAGGCTACAGTATGCAGTGTGAGGGAGGCTACAGTATGCAGTGTGGGGGAGGCTACAGTATGCAGTGTGAGGGAGGCTACAGTATGCAGTGTGAGGGAGGCTACAGTATGCAGTGTGGGGGAGGCTACAGTATGCAGTGTGAGGGAGGCTACAGTATGCAGTGTGAGGGAGGCTACAGTATGCAGTGTGAGGGAGGCTACAGTATGCAGTGTGAGGGAGGCTACAGTATGCAGTCAATCAGCACGCAACAATTTACAGTGTGGGGAACAGACTACAGTCTGCAATCTACAGTGGCAAGTCCAGCTACATTAAACGATATTTAG
- the LOC138369915 gene encoding uncharacterized protein: protein MVGVMVVTVGVVVVVVVNCCSVVGAGGGRGSVVGAGGGRGSVVGAGGGRGSVVGAGGGRGSVVGAGGGHGSVVDAGGGRGSVVGAGGGRGSVVGAGGGRGSVVGAGGGRGSVVGAGGGHGRVVGAGGGRGSVVGAGGGHGSVVGAGGGHGSVVGAGRGRGSVVDAGGGRGSVVGAGGGRGSVVDAGGGRGSVVGAGGGRGSVVGAGRGRGSMVDAGGGRGSVVDAGGGRGSVVGAGGGRGSVVGAGGGRLEPDTGATLALPPVMKTAGEQQAASPLS from the coding sequence ATGGTTGGGgtaatggtggtgactgtgggggtggtggtagttgtggtggtgaattgttgtagtgtggtgggcgcGGGTGgagggcgtggtagtgtggtgggtgcgggtggagggcgtggtagtgtggtgggtgcgggtggagggcgtggtagtgtggtgggtgcgggtggagggcgtggtagtgtggtgggtgcggGTGGAGGGCATGGTAGTGTGGTAGACGCGGGTGgagggcgtggtagtgtggtgggtgcggGTGGAGggcgtggtagtgttgtgggtgcgggtggagggcgtggtagtgtggtgggtgcgggtggagggcgtggtagtgtggtgggtgcggGTGGAGGGCATGGTAGAGTGGTGGGTGCGGGTGgagggcgtggtagtgtggtgggtgcggGTGGAGggcatggtagtgtggtgggtgcggGTGGAGggcatggtagtgtggtgggtgcgggtagagggcgtggtagtgtggtagacGCGGGTGgagggcgtggtagtgtggtgggtgcgggtggagggcgtggtagtgtggtggacgcGGGTGgagggcgtggtagtgtggtgggtgcgggtggagggcgtggtagtgtggtaggcgcGGGTAGAGGGCGTGGTAGTATGGTAGACGCGGGTGgagggcgtggtagtgtggtggacgcGGGTGgagggcgtggtagtgtggtgggtgcgggtggagggcgtggtagtgtggtaggcgcGGGTGGAGGGCGTCTGGAGCCAGACACTGGCGCCACACTGGCCCTGCCCCCAGTGATGAAGACCGCTGGCGAGCAACAAGCAGCCTCACCATTATCTTAA